The genome window TAGTTTATATTCATACTTCTCACTTCCCACCTCAGCACCATTGGGAACATAGAGATTAATAATCCGAACGCCATCTAGAATCCCGGTAATCAGCCGCTTTTGCCCGTCTAATTCCCCCACCTCCTCCGGTGTTAACACGCCTGTAAACCCCACAGTCACCGCTTCTAAAGGTTTACGGCTAAACAGTGCCACACCATTATAGGATTTTTGCCCCGACACATAGAGATGATAGCCTAAGTCTTCAAAGCGCGATCGCGGAAATTGCTCATCCACCACCTTGGTTTCCTGCAAACACAGCACATCCACAGGATTTGCGGTTAACCACTGACAGACATGATCTTGGCGGGTGCGAATTGAGTTGACATTCCAGGTAGCGATTTTCATATTAATTCTATAATCTGTTCAATTTTACGGCTTTTGTCTCTCCTTGACAGACCCAAGCGCCCCAAAAGTAAGGATGGGCGAGGGCTTGAGCGGTGGGATGTAATTGTCGAGTTTGGGGTAATTCTTTCTCTAATTCCGCTAAGATGCTACACCCTAATTCAGATTCCTGTAACTGTTTAACCATAATGGTGCGAATATAATCTTGAGCCTCTTTTAATGCTACACGTCGCCCGATACCCTGACGCAGATTGGATAAGAAGCGATTCATCAACAAGGCGGTAGCGCGATCGGGAACTGACCAAAGGCTCATGATTAAGGTTTTGGTTCCGGCTATGGCAAAGGCGCGACGCAAGCCGAAAACGCCCTCACCCAGTTTGACATCCCCGATTCCAGTTTGGCAGGCGGAGAGGATGGCGAGTTCGGTTTCCCACAGATCAAGGGCGGCGATGTCTTGGGCGAATACCATGCCTTTTTCGGCGGCGTCGGGTAAGGGTTTGCCCTCTAGCCAACGGTTCGCACCTGCAAAGGCGAGGGCGGAACGTAACATTGGGTCTTCGGGATGGGAGGTTGAGGGGGTTTGGATTGATTTGGAGAAATAGCCGTGGGTGGCGATTAATAGGAGTTCTGGGGATTGGCATTGGGTGAGGTGAGAGGCGAGGGCGTCTTTGCCAAAGTAGGGGGAGATGTTGAAGCGTTGGGCGATGCTTTCTCCTAGGTGACGGGTGCCTTCGGCGCGTTGGAATGAGAAATTGGCTAGGGTTTGCAGGAGAGTGGCGATTGAGTTCTGTTCATTAGGGAAGACAGAGGGCGGGTTTTGTTGAGAGGTTGGCGGTGTTGAGGCTATGTTATCGGCTAAACCCGCCCCTACAGGTGTTTCGATGGCTATGTTATCGGTTAAACCCGCTTCTACAGGTGCTACGAGGTCAAAATCGGGGTCAGCAATAATTAAGGGGGGAGAGGATGGGCGATTGGTTTGAATTTTAGAGCGCAAGATATCTCGCCCACCGCTAAGATAACTGATGGCGTACTCGTCTCTGAGTAGGGTTTCTCCTGTCTCATCACTGGGGAGAAGGTCAAAGGGTAACAGGTTTAAATCCCCATCGGGGGCGAGGAATAGGGGTTGGTTAGGCTGCAAGTCGGGGCGAAGGGGGGCAAAAATCCGATGCTGTAATTCTATGCCGTTGATGGGTTGGGGTTGTTCGTCCGCTTCGTCTTCCTCGTCATCTCCTCCCATGTCTAGAGATTGCACCGCCTTTACCTGATCAGAGACATCGTGGCGAAAGTCCTGTATTAGTTGGTTAATTTCTTGGGCTGCGCCTAAGTATCGCATCTGCACGTTATCGGGTTGTCCGGCGGGTAGGATAAATGCTAAATAACGGGCGGGTTTAATGTGAGAAGCGTGAAAATCAAAGACATCAAAACAGACAAACTCGATTAAACTGCTACCTTCAGGTAGTGCTAAGGCGACGGTGTGACAGTCAATTGGTTGGTCTTGCAGTTGAATTTCTGGGACTTGGGCGGTCAGTTGTTTCTGTAGTTGGTTCTGTTCCCTTTGCAGTTGGGGAATTAGATCTGGTCGAGGTTCGTGATAAAAATAGTGGATAATCTGGTCGCTGAGTTGTCGCAGTTTGGTGAACTCCGATTGCAGATGGGGATAACGTCCGCTATGGATGGCTTGATTGAGGGCGGCGGAAGCGGTGGCGGTGAGGCATTTGCGCTGGAGGATTAAATCGAGTGCGGTTTGGATGGCGTGGGGAGAGTTGGGGAAATGCTGGTAGATAAGGGAGAGGAATACATCAAAATTATGTCTGATTTGTTGGAGAAAGGCAAGGCGATCGCTTTCACAACTGTAGGTAAAAGCTTGGTGAATCAGACGGTTCTCGATTGCCATTGCTTGTTTCATGTAGTTTAGTGCTTGATCATAGCGATGGGTGGCTGCGAATAATACAGCTAAATTATTCAGACTTAATGCTACATGAGGATGATCACCAGCAAACAGGCGCTGAAACATTGCCAGGGCTTGCTGATACAAGGGTTCGGCTTCCCCTAGTTTTCCCTGGGATTGGTAGAGTCCGCCTAAATTATTCAGACTTAATCCGACATGAGGATGGTTATCGGCAAACAGACGCTGAAACATTGCTAGGGCTTGCTGTAACAAGGGTTCGACTTCCCCTAGTTTTCCCTGGGATTGGTAGAGTTCGCCTAAATTATTCAGACTGGAAGCAACATCAGGATGATCATCGGAAAACAGGCGCTGAAACATTTCCATGGCTTGTTGATACAAGGGTTCGGCTTCAGCTAGTTTTCCCTGGGATTGGTAGAGTCCGCCTAAATTATTCAGACTGGAAGCAACATCAGGATGATCATCGGAAAACAGGCGCTGAAACATTTCCATGGCTTGCTGTAACAAGGGTTCGGCTTCAGCTAGTTTTCCCTGGGATTGGTAGAGTCCGCCTAAATTATTCAGACTCGTAGCAACATCAGGATGATCATCGGAAAACAGGCGCTGAAACATTTCCATGGCTTGCTGTAACAAGGGTTCGGCTTCAGCTAGTTTTCCCTGGGATTGGTAGAGTAAACCTAAATTATTCAGACTCGTAGCCACATCAGGATGATCATCGGAAAACAGGCGCTGTCTCATTGCTAAGGTTTGTTGATACAAGGGTTCGGCTTCAGCTAGTTTTCCCTGGGATTGGTAGAGTAAACCTAAATTATTCAGACTTGATGCCACATCAGGATGGTCTCCAGCAAACAGGTACTGTCTCATTGCCAGAGCTTGCTTTAACAAAGGTTCGGCTTCGGTTAGTTTTCCCTGGGATTGGTAGAGTAAACCTAAATTATTCAGACTTAATCCGACATCAGGATGGTCATTAGCAAACAGGCGCTGTCTCATTGCCAGGGCTTGCTTTAACAAAGGTTCGGCTTCGGTTAGTTTTCCCTGGGATTCGTAGAGTCCGCCTAAATTATTCAGACTGGACGCGACATCAGGATGGTCATGGGCAAACAAGCGCTGTCTCATTTCCATGGCTCGCTGATATAAGGGTTCGGCTTCCGGTAATCTTCCCTGAAAATGGTAGAGTAAGCCTAAATTATTCAGACTGGAAGCCACATCAGGATGGTCATGGGCAAACAAGCGCTGTCTCATTGCCAAAGCTTGCTGATACAAGGGTTCGGCTTCCCCTAGTCTTCTTTTGCTTCGGTAAAGTTCGGCTAAATTATTTAGACTGGAAGCGATATGAGGATGGTCATTTCCCCACAGTTGTTGGGCTAACACCAATGCCGCTTCAGCTAAACTGACGGCTTGAGTATATTGACTTTGATTATAGAGTTGGATAACTTGCTGATTAAGCTGTTGCCATGACTCTATTGGTTTTGCTAACTTGGCAGCAAACTCTCGTAACCACTCTCCATTTGTATTTCCCTCTTTTACCATTTCCTCCGCTACCCATTCCATCATTCTCACTAACCCCTCATCTACTAAATTAGAGTGATGGTGCAATATCTCCACTTGCTTGCCATTGGGACAATTTAGGAGTGTTTGAATTAGCTTTAAATAGTCTTGAATTCGTTGTTCGTTCATGGTTAATAATTGTGTAGGGGCGCAAGGCTTGCGCCCTGTTTTCAGATGTGTTCGCGAAGGGTAACGTATCCTTAGTAAAGGCTTTGGTTGGTTACGGCGGATTGTTCCGTTTAAGGTTATGTGCCATCATTTTGTTCCCGCCTAACCCACCCTACAGAGACTACGCATATTCTTAGAATAAATTGGCATTGTTGGGGCGTGTGGGAGCGTGATTATCGAGGCACGTAGGGGCGCACCGACGTGCGCCCAGTCAGACGTGCGCCCTTTTCCACACCAATAGCCTCAAAATCTCATCTGACTTTTCACGGGAAGTCTAGAAAACGGTGTAGAGACGTGCCATGGCGCGTCTGGGCGGGTTTAGTCACATCCGGGTGTCACCGAAAAGATAGTAGTGAAACCCGCCCCTACACAATCAACATTCACGTTGCGCCACATACCGTGAAAGTTAGAAAGTCCCACCCGTGAGTCTCCGAGTCTCGCGAATGACGCTCTGAGCCTCGTCAATGACGCTTATAGCGTGGGTAAAGGACGCTCTAAGCCTCGCCAATGACGCTTATAGCGTGAGTGAAGGACACTCTGAGCCTCGTGAACGACGCTCTAAGCGTAGGTGAATGACGCTCTGAGCCTCGCCAACGACGCTTATAGCGTGGGTAAAGGACGCTCTGAGCCTCGCCAACGACGCTTATAGCGTGGGTAAAGGACGCTCTGAGCCTCGCCAATGACGCTTATAGCGTGGGTAAAGGACGCTCTGAGCCTCGTGAACGACGCTTTGAGCCTCACCGATACAATTCCTCAACCACCCCAACCTCAATTACTTCGTCACCTGATACGCCATCTGCCACAATTGACAGTCGCGGTCATCCTTTAAATAGTCTAATAACCCGGTTAAATGCCCTTCCTGCAATTGTAATAAAGGTTCACCCGGTTTCGGTAGTAGAGACGCGCCATGGCGCGTCTCTACCTTTGGTAAATTGGGGGTAATGACTGCGACGATTTCCTCCCAACCTGTCGAACCTGTTAACTTAAAATACCGATGACGGGAACTGGCTAAGGGTAACGTTACCGTTCCTCCTGAATGTCGCCATTTTGGTGCAAATCCAGAGGGACATAAACACCAGAGTTTCCCTGATGTGCCTTTTTCTAATAGGAGTAAATAGCCCGCCTGTTCCAGATTGATGTCTAAGCGAATTTTACTGTTTAACGGAATCGATATTGGGGCAGTTTCGTCAATTTCCGCTTCTCCCATCTCTAACCCTAACAACTTCGGCTTTAATAAGACAGGCTGCAATTTATCATTCAGCAAAATTGGTCGCATTTTATCCGTTGGCGTCGCTTGTCCCCAAAGTTCCTGCCAAAGTTGCTCACAGGTGAGAGGAATGAGACGGCGCTGTTTCACCCAATCTGGATACAAAACCTCGCGCAAATAGCGCTTGGCTATTTTCCACTTCCCCTTAGTGCTTCCCTGGTAGTCGCAGCCTTCGGCTTCAAACTTGTCACAAATAGCGATTAAATGGTCGCGGAGAATGGTGGCTGGATTTGAGCCATCACGGGTTCCTTCTAGTAATTCAGCTTCTAGATAAAAGGCGATATCTTTATTCGTAGCATTACTATTTTTATCCTGGAAACGGGCGAGAAATACATCCCAGGTTTTACCAGATAAGCCGAGGCGAGTGGCGATGGCTTTGAGGAATTCGTCCTCATGGATGTCATAATTCGGTAGGTTCATGATTGTCACCGATTCTGTGGCTTTACCCCGATTATAAATAGGGGAAATTGAACTGGAAACCCTGGTTCTACTTCGATCTACATTCTTCTATTTCCGGAACGGTTAACATGTAGAGACGTTGCATGCAACGTCTCTACATGGGTTGGTGAAGGGGGAAGGGTTTGTGGGTGGAATTGGTTTTAGAGACACGGGTTGGGGTGACGGCGAGACTTGTAACAGGCTAAAGCCCGTACTACGAACTACGAACTAGGAACGGGTTCCCCTTCTCCCTTGATGGGAGAAGGGGTTAGGGGATGAGGGTGAACCCAGTTTTATCAATCTATTTTAGTCTACTTTTTTCCACACTATTGCCAGCATTTCAGGTCTAGAGTAGAGGAAATAACTAGAAAGGACAACACCATGAAAACGACAAACACCTCAACAATTCCGATGACAGCCAATCAACCTGACGTTTTACCCGCCAATTCCCAAACCCTTCTGGTTAATGGTGGCATAACCATTTTAGCTATCGTAGCGCTAACCTATTTCACGAAAACGTT of Coleofasciculus chthonoplastes PCC 7420 contains these proteins:
- a CDS encoding tetratricopeptide repeat protein, which gives rise to MNEQRIQDYLKLIQTLLNCPNGKQVEILHHHSNLVDEGLVRMMEWVAEEMVKEGNTNGEWLREFAAKLAKPIESWQQLNQQVIQLYNQSQYTQAVSLAEAALVLAQQLWGNDHPHIASSLNNLAELYRSKRRLGEAEPLYQQALAMRQRLFAHDHPDVASSLNNLGLLYHFQGRLPEAEPLYQRAMEMRQRLFAHDHPDVASSLNNLGGLYESQGKLTEAEPLLKQALAMRQRLFANDHPDVGLSLNNLGLLYQSQGKLTEAEPLLKQALAMRQYLFAGDHPDVASSLNNLGLLYQSQGKLAEAEPLYQQTLAMRQRLFSDDHPDVATSLNNLGLLYQSQGKLAEAEPLLQQAMEMFQRLFSDDHPDVATSLNNLGGLYQSQGKLAEAEPLLQQAMEMFQRLFSDDHPDVASSLNNLGGLYQSQGKLAEAEPLYQQAMEMFQRLFSDDHPDVASSLNNLGELYQSQGKLGEVEPLLQQALAMFQRLFADNHPHVGLSLNNLGGLYQSQGKLGEAEPLYQQALAMFQRLFAGDHPHVALSLNNLAVLFAATHRYDQALNYMKQAMAIENRLIHQAFTYSCESDRLAFLQQIRHNFDVFLSLIYQHFPNSPHAIQTALDLILQRKCLTATASAALNQAIHSGRYPHLQSEFTKLRQLSDQIIHYFYHEPRPDLIPQLQREQNQLQKQLTAQVPEIQLQDQPIDCHTVALALPEGSSLIEFVCFDVFDFHASHIKPARYLAFILPAGQPDNVQMRYLGAAQEINQLIQDFRHDVSDQVKAVQSLDMGGDDEEDEADEQPQPINGIELQHRIFAPLRPDLQPNQPLFLAPDGDLNLLPFDLLPSDETGETLLRDEYAISYLSGGRDILRSKIQTNRPSSPPLIIADPDFDLVAPVEAGLTDNIAIETPVGAGLADNIASTPPTSQQNPPSVFPNEQNSIATLLQTLANFSFQRAEGTRHLGESIAQRFNISPYFGKDALASHLTQCQSPELLLIATHGYFSKSIQTPSTSHPEDPMLRSALAFAGANRWLEGKPLPDAAEKGMVFAQDIAALDLWETELAILSACQTGIGDVKLGEGVFGLRRAFAIAGTKTLIMSLWSVPDRATALLMNRFLSNLRQGIGRRVALKEAQDYIRTIMVKQLQESELGCSILAELEKELPQTRQLHPTAQALAHPYFWGAWVCQGETKAVKLNRL
- a CDS encoding DUF4384 domain-containing protein produces the protein MNLPNYDIHEDEFLKAIATRLGLSGKTWDVFLARFQDKNSNATNKDIAFYLEAELLEGTRDGSNPATILRDHLIAICDKFEAEGCDYQGSTKGKWKIAKRYLREVLYPDWVKQRRLIPLTCEQLWQELWGQATPTDKMRPILLNDKLQPVLLKPKLLGLEMGEAEIDETAPISIPLNSKIRLDINLEQAGYLLLLEKGTSGKLWCLCPSGFAPKWRHSGGTVTLPLASSRHRYFKLTGSTGWEEIVAVITPNLPKVETRHGASLLPKPGEPLLQLQEGHLTGLLDYLKDDRDCQLWQMAYQVTK